The genomic region CAGGGTCAGGTCCTTTCAGTTGTTTCCTCCTGCTTTGTCTCTTACCTGAGCGTTTCATGCctttccacttctttttgtcttcagacTCCTCTTTATGTTTCAGCCACAACACAACGGCGCATAAGTAGGGACAACTGGAGTTAAGCTTGATCTTCTTATTTAGGTTGAAAGATACTTGGTTAAACTATGCATTTCAAGTTCCTAAGGAGGTAAAACAAACCCCTAAGTTCACAGGGTGTTTTGCCAAAGGAagaatgaggaagaagaaaaagagctctcagaaaaatgtaaacatcCACCAGAGGaagcaacaaaacacaaaagcaagtCAAGAGGGACAGCCATcctgttggttttctttttaaaaatagggttAATTGTCTTATAGTGGCCCCAAAACTGTGGAGCTAGCCTTGCTGCTTGGCAGCATCCAAGGAGTGAGATCTCTAAAGTCTCCCCCTCGCCCAACTGTATCTGGCACATCAGTGTCTGAAACCCAGGCACTGAACTCAGCACGTGAAAACATGAGGGTGGCTGGGAATTTCTGCAGGTGCTGTacaacttcaaaatattttcagctgacACCAGAGACATTTAATAACTACGAAAAaaagtgaacttttttttttttttaaatacataacaTAACAAGGCCCTGAGCAGATGGCCAAGAAACTGGAGATGAAGAAAGGGCCAGCTGATTGCTACAAGTCTGGAAAACTCAGTCCAACACCTCCTTTTGCATCTATTTGGAGTCCTCTTTCTTCAGACATTCAGGTGCTCAGATCCCCTTTTTGGGGCAGTACCTTTGGGCCTTGGCCCAAGTGGCCACACAGAGCTGTGCAGGTGGGAAGGCTGCGATTTGGACTGGGATGAAAACTCAGTTCCCTGGGGATCacatctcctccagctgctctctccaTCCTTCTGCCATATCAAACTCAAAcaccctccctgcccttccGAGGCTCTTTGTGGTCTTTCCTTATTAACCATCACATGTATTATTGAGGGACATTGTCAGCCTCACTTTATCCCTCTTGAGCATCCTCTAGCCTGCAGTTCCCTCCAGTACATGGGTCATCTTGTAAATGTCCTTTGCGTACAAAGAGCTTTTACATACATGTAAGTGCAGCACTGGAGAGGTCTAATGGTATAAATGAGAAGGGTATGAAGGAACCAACAGACATGTCTGGCAGCAGTTGCCTTGGCTTTggtcctccttccctctttcacAGCCCTCCCTGCTGATAGGCTTGTCTTCAGGTGGCTGCTACCCAGGAGTTAGATGGAACTCACATATTGAGACTCGTCAGCCCATTGCTAGACCAGTGTCCTTCCCAGCACTCTGCAAGGCCAGAAGAATAaggggagggatgctgctgcctaGTGAACGCGAGCTGGTTTACCTTCTGCGGTGCAGTTAAGCCAGGGACACATCTGGCCCACAGGTAGTACTGTATAACCTGACTGAGTCACTGAATAGAGTGGCTCTGACCTCAGTCCCTTAGGGGACACTCCTTTCCCAAGCTGTTGTCTAGCTTCAAACAGTTCATACAGTGCTGCTCATTtagctcctgcagctgcaacCTCCTCTCAATTTCTCCCTACACATGGTCAAAGCCTGAACCTGTGGGATGGGTTTGCCCCATGTGGATGCAGCTTACAGCCATAGCTCTTACCAACAGGGAAATCTTTGTAGCTTGCAAGGCAGGTGGGACTGCAAGAGCCTGTCTTCTATGTCCTCCCTCTTATTCTTCCCTTGCAGAGAAAAACGTTGGGATGCCATTTTCCCCaacctttccttccctctccaaatTGAAGCAGCTGGAGAAACTCCTGCCAAATGTCTGAAACAGCTCATCAGAGCTGCTGTCTGCATAGCAGTCAATGAGCTGCTCAGTTGGCTGGAGCTAAGAATATATCACCTGCTGCTGAAATAGACTCCCCATTGCAGAAGTCCTGAGCAGTTTGAGAATTGAGTCCCCTTGCAAACTAATGGGACAGTTGTCACAGTGCCTGGCTAAAGGTGTCCCTCCAGGTGCCCCTGGGTTTGCCCTTACCTGCCCTGTTTTACTCCAGACTCTTCGAGGACGTGGTTCCAGCCATCCGGAAGTGGCGGGAAGCAGGGATGAAGGTCTATATCTACTCCTCGGGCAGCATTGAAGCCCAGAAGCTTCTGTTCGGATACTCTACAGAAGGTGATATCCTAGAGGTAGATAACCTTATTACCTTCTTTACAGcttctccctctgcagagcacttACCTCCCACAACTGCCCTTGCCGTAGTGCTTCGTGAATAGAGTCTGGGACAGGACTCTAGGACAGGTGGGGCAGTGGGTTTAACCCATGGGAGTTAAGCTCAGCCAGTTGAGTATGCTGGCATGGCTGCATCGGCCCCCCATTACTGTGGTAGAAAGGAAAGGGGACACCTTCCTCAGGAGTGAGGTTTAGTCTTGCTCTTCAGGTGGCATGAGcaactgcttttgcttttcactctCTTTCAGCTCTTTGACGGCCACTTTGATACCAAAATAGGCCCCAAGGTAGAAAGTGAGAGCTACAGAAGGATTGCCGCCACTATTGGGTGTGCCACCAACAACATCCTCTTCCTGACGGATGTCCCTCGAGGTAGGTGGCCTGCCAGTCCTGCTGGCTCTCGCCTGCGTGAGGGAGGCAGGTGCTCTTTAAATGCATGCTGCTGACTTGTCACAAGCACCCCAGAAATGCTACAGTCCATGTTGCTTTGGTGACATCCCCCTAGCTGCTGCCATCTCCTTCCTTACACATCCAGGTTCTCACACACCAGTGGGCTATCTGTGAGCAGCATTGCAATGAGGGAAAATAGGTCAAGTAGAAAACCTGCCCTTGCACCAGCAAGCAAGGAGAGCCTGTTAAAGTGGAGTGGGGCGTTTGCTGAAGCAGTTGGCATGCTCCATTTACAAACAGGGTCAGTGGTTTTCATGCCCTGTGCTCGGGGGGAACAGATGATGTCTGCTGTGCTGCTACGTGGCACATGTGGTAGCTGGTTCTTTGTGCCACTTACAGTTAGGTTGTGttcagcagcaggaaaacattGCTCCTGGTCACCAAGACTTGACCCCTGGAAAGCCAGGCTCGGGAAGCTAATTTAATTTCCTGCCTTTGCTGGAAACGTCTTTCTGGCATAAATGGCTCTGGATTGTGATCTCAGTCTAAGCCAGCTCAGTCCCCAGGAGTTAGCCCTTACCTCCTCCTCAGCcgtggcagcagagctggtgggaaGTTGCAGTTacctccttttccctgtgtcATCTTCTTGTGGCCTCTTGCTGCGCTCTGGGAGTGAAGGAAGCTTGTGAGAAGTGACTCCCGGCAGAGGGTGTTGGCCTCGCTAACGCCACAGCCCGACCACAGCCCAGCTTCTTTGTGACAGAAACTGAGCTGCTGGTGCCCAGTGCCTTGGAAAGCCATCAgctgggagggggaggagatggcaAGGCAGCCACCTCCCATCCGCTTGTATTACACAGCAGCTACAGTCATCCACAGCAGGTCTGCCAGGAGCTGGTCCCTCTCTAGAGCCCTGCAGCGCCACATGCAAACGCTACTCTTCTCAGTCTCAACCTTTAAAAGCACTTCAATGTTTTGGGGCATCTTCAAGCCTTAAAGACCCTCATGTGGAGAAGTCGGTAAGCCCATCTCAGCTCCACTCTCCCCACCTCTGTTTCAGAAGCCAACGCCGCCGAGGAAGCGGATACTCACGTGGCTGTGGTGATCAGACCAGGCAACGCAGGACTGACGGATGATGAGAAATCGTATTATAGCCTCATCTCATCTTTCACCGAacttttcctgccttcctccacTTAGGGAAAGTGGTGCATGCACAAAAGACTGTGCTTCACCTGAATTGTCCTTGTGTAACATTAGGTAATTTTGTCCAtaatcagaatttaaaacaaacccacaTCATGTCTTGGACCCGCAACTAGTGCAGGCAGGTATGGATGGAGAGTATGGCGTGGGGTCCCTTGTGCAGTAGGATGGAggcctgcagcagccagctggagCTCGAACAGGGTGAGGAGCAGCACCCATGAGTCCTGCTgttcctcccctttcccagctAGCAATTAATTAGCTCAGGGGATGCTTCCTTCAGAATCACCCATTGAAATCTGGTGCTGAGATGTCCCACCACAAGCTCCGTCATTTTTAGAAACAGTCTGCAAACAAGGTATATGTCCCCCTGTCCCAGAGGGACCTCCAGGGACCATGAGGGGATATGAGCTTCCTGCAGATGGGGTTGCTGGCTAAGTCAAAACTTTCAAAGTTAGGGAGATTAGGATGCCCAAAGGAAAATGCCAAATGTGGACTATAATACAGTATATTTGGGCTGCCACAGAAAAAGCCAGCCCTTGCTGCAGGCAAACGCTTTAGACCAGGAACAACTTAAATCTTGGTTATATCCACAGCAGGTCTAGGTACAAAACAGTACAACTTGCATATGGAAGCTGCTTAGAACTACATAACCAGCCTACCAGAAGgagtatatataaatatagctttaaaaattaaattctagaCCCACCACACTGCTGCATCATGGTGCTGGGCTATGGGATGCAACTGGCTGAACACCAAAGTCAGCTTGACTGTGTTTCTGAAGTACCTCCCTTAGCACTAACCCCTGGAGCTCCTTCTCAGTAGCCAACATCACCCTGTCACACATTGATAGCACTGGTCAGCTGTGAGCAAATCTTGACAAACAACTGCTTCTGAGGGACACATCCTGCTGCATTTAATGAGAATTAAACCCCTGACCTTTTCGCCCACACTACCTAAATTGTGCCAATTTATATCAGATGGTCATGGAGCTTTTCCAAATGTAGTAAATCAAAACACAACTATGCTTTCATTGTGTTCACTCCATCCCAGTATTTTGCCTTCCTGTCTATCACCAGTGATCCCAGCAACTAAAggcaaatctcttttttttttttcaacctgtGAACACTTTGTTTCCCTGCTTTTGCCCTCTCTGGTCTTTTCTTTAAGGCAGACAACCCTGTCTTGCCAAGGAAGCTGTATTACCTCCCTGACCATCTCACAATTTCAGCAGGGGCTTAGCGGGGGTGCAGGAGTGACAGCCACAGCTAGGTTATACCTAGTAATAGTGGAGGCAGAGGCAGTCTGAAACCCCAGTTCCCTGCTGCTGGCGCTTCGTGCATGGGTGTCAGTTGCTACTTACTCATTTCTGCATGGCTACGTGTGAGCTTGCCCTCACGGACAGCCAAAATACAATACTAACACATGCGTTGCCTTCCTGAGCTCTCATCTACACCTACAGCTGTCCCTGTTGAGGGAGGCTGCAGTGTAGAGAACAAGCAAGAGACAGGCATTTTGGGAGGAAACCATATCATGCCAGCATTACCCTTCTAAAACTTTGATGGTAGCAGGTGAGGCTGTGACACAGCTAGTCTGGGCGCCTTTCTGGGCTGTGTAATGAGTGTGATCCTCCTAGAAAGAGCCTGCTAATTAGCACTGTTACAATAAGTGTATCTGCATGGCTGAATAGTCCCTGGCTTCCTTAAGTGTTAATTTTAATCATGACACTGTAAATACTCaccttttgttttgcctttgccATCAGAAAGCTATGCATGGGGTAgggcacaaaaataaaactcactTTCTCCATAAAAGCACTTTATTTAGTGGTCATGTTTCAGTGTGTATCAGCTGTCATTTAGTTGTACTGAAATGTGCTGTTAGAAATACCCTAAGAAATGTACAGAGTTATCACCAAAACCCTGAAGTTCAGTTTGGATTGCATataggaaaaggagagaaagaaaaaaaaataaaatcacaaacatcatctttttttcctttgataaaattacaaaatataaaatgataaACTGAAAGgattaactgatttttttaaaaaagttacgGTGGACTATTTACAGTAAAACACCCTTAAAACAAATCACTATTTTGTGCTCCATATGCATTgagtgtgtgtgcctgtgtaaGAGCATCCCCACCTGCATCTTCTCCAGGCTATTCCCTCCTGCCCTTGTC from Aquila chrysaetos chrysaetos chromosome 1, bAquChr1.4, whole genome shotgun sequence harbors:
- the ENOPH1 gene encoding enolase-phosphatase E1 isoform X2 translates to MGVLPVPAEVRAILLDIEGTTTPIAFVQETLFPYIKDNVKEYLRAHWEEEECQRDVGLLRKQAQEDSSLDGAVPIPLESGSGEEELERVIQAVVDNVHWQMSLDRKTTALKQLQGHMWRAAYATGHVKGELFEDVVPAIRKWREAGMKVYIYSSGSIEAQKLLFGYSTEGDILELFDGHFDTKIGPKVESESYRRIAATIGCATNNILFLTDVPREANAAEEADTHVAVVIRPGNAGLTDDEKSYYSLISSFTELFLPSST